In the genome of Candidatus Methylomirabilota bacterium, the window TCGCCATCGTGGTCAGCTCCTACCGCCAGACGATCCTCGCCTACCCCCAGGGCGGCGGCGCCTACATCGTCACCAAGGCCAACCTCGGGCGCTACCCGAGCCTGGTGGCGGGCGCCGCCTTGCTGATCGACTACGTCCTCACGGTCGCGGTGAGCGTGGCCGCCGGCATCGCGGCCATCACCTCGGCAGTCCCCGCCCTCTATCCCTTCCGGGTCGCGCTGTGCGTGGTGGGCGTCGTCGGGATCGCCGTCGCCAACCTCCGCGGCGTCCGGGAGTCCGGCCGGCTGTTCGCGGCCCCGACCTACCTGTTCGTGGCGACCTACGCCATGATGATCGCCTGGGGCGGCGTCCGGTGGCTCGCCGGCGGGCTCGGACCGGATCCGGCGGCCGCCGGCCCGGAGCTGCCGGGGGCTCAGGACCTGACGGTCTTCCTCGCGCTCCGCGCCTTCGCCTCCGGCTGCACGGCGTTGACCGGCATCGAGGCCGTCTCCGACGGCGTCCCGGCGTTCCAGCCGCCGGAAGCCCGGAACGCGCGGGCGGTGCTGGCCGCGCTCGGCGTGATCCTGGTGACGCTGTTCCTGGGGATCACCTTCCTGGCCAACGTCACGCAGCTGGTCCCGGTCGAGGGCGAGACGATCAACTCTCAGATCGCCCGCCGGGTGTTCGGGGAATCGCTCCTCTACTATCTCGTCCAGACCGTGACCACGCTGATCCTCGTGCTGGCCGCCAACACGAGCTTCGCCGATTTCCCGCGGCTGGCGTACTTCCTGGCCCGCGACCGCTTCATCCCGCGGCAGTTCGCGAACCGCGGGGACCGGCTGGCGTACTCGAACGGGATCCTCATCCTGACGTTCTTCAGCGCGATGCTGCTCGTCGTGTTCAAGGGAAGCACCCACGCCCTGATCCCGCTCTACGCCGTGGGCGTCTTCATCTCCTTCACCCTGTCCCAGTCGAGCATGGTGCGCTACTGGCTCCGCGAGCGCGGCCGCCGGTGGGTCCTCCGGATCGCCCTCAACGGCGCCGGCGCGGTGGCGACCGGCCTGGTCATGCTCGTCATCGGCACCACCAAGTTCACCCATGGCGCCTGGATCGTCATCCTGCTGATCCCGTGCATGGTCGCCATCTTTCTGGCGATCCACCGGCACTACGAGGAAGTGGCCCGGCAGCTCTCGATCGAGGGCGCTGAGCCCCGGCGGCCGCCCGGGGCCCACACCGTCCTGGTGCTGATCGGTGACGTGCACCGGGGGACGCTGCCCGCGCTGGAATACGCCCAGGCCCTCTCCCCGAACGCCCGCGCGGTCTACGTGGAGATCGATCCGGACTCCACGCGGCGGCTGGAGGACCGGTGGGGCAAGTGGGGAACCGGGATCCCGCTGGTCGTGCTCCGCTCCCCCTATCGGTCGGTGGTCGGCGCGTTCCTCGAGTACCTCGACCATCTCCAGCAGCAGGTACCGGATCACCTCATCACGATCATCCTCCCCGAGTTCGTGCCGGCCCGCTGGTGGCAGCATCTGCTGCACAACCAGACGGCCCTGCTCATCAAGGGGGCACTCCTCTTCCGGAAGGGGATCGTGGTGACCAACGTGCCCTATCATCTGGAACGATAGCTCCGGTGGCCATCCCCAGCGCTCGAGTGCTGGTCCTCTCCCACGCGCGGCGCCGTCGCCGCGGCGTCTTCGGGCCCTACCTCTATCTGCTCCCGTCGCTCGCCTTGCTGGCCGCCTTCACCTACCTTCCGCTGGGCCTGGCCGCCGCGCTCTCGTCGGTGCGCTGGAACGTGCTGACGCCCGAGCCGACGTTCGTGGGCCTCGACAACTACCGCACCCTGGTCGCCGATCCCCTCTTCTGGCTGGTGCTCCGGAACAACGTCCTGTACGCGGCGGGGACGATCCCGACGACGATGATCCTCGCGCTGGGGACGGCCCTCCTGGTGAATCAGCCGCTCGGGCGTGCCCGCGCCCTGTACCGGGTCGGCCTCTTCTATCCGACGATGATCCCGATGGTGGCGGCGGCCATGCTGTGGGTGTGGCTCTTCAATCCGGGCATCGGCCTGGTGAACCACTACCTCGGCCATCTCGGAGTCCCGCGGGTCGAGTGGCTCTACGACCGGTACTGGGCGCTGCCGGCCATCATCATCATGTCCATCTGGAAGCACTTTGGATACTTCATGCTCATCTTCCTGGCCGGCCTCCAGACGATTCCCGGTGAGCTCTACGAGGCGGCGGCGATCGAGGGCGCCTCGCCCTGGCGGCGGCTCGTCCACGTGACGCTGCCGCTGCTGGGGCCGGCCACGCTGTTCGTCTTCGTGGTGGCGATCATCTCGTCCTTCCAGGTCTTCGACCAGGTCTACGTCATGACCCAGGGGGGACCCGCCGACCAGACCAACGTCCTCATCTTCTACATCTGGCAGCACGCCTTCCGGTTCTGGGACCAGGGGATGGCGGCCACCCTGACGACGCTCTTCGTCCTCGGGCTCCTGCTGACGGTCGGCCTGGTCTTCCGCGGGCTCGGCCGCCGCGTCCACTACGAGGTCGAGTAGATGGGGACCCGGTGGCGGAGCCGGCGGCGCCGTGGACCCCTGGTGACCCACCTCACGCTGCTGAGCCTGACCGGGGTCACGGTGACGCCGTACCTGTGGCTGCTCTCGACGTCGCTCAAAGAGCGGACCGCGGTGTTCACTCCCGTTCCCCAGTGGCTGCCATGGCCCGTGAACCTCGGCAACTACGTGGAAGTCTTCCAGCGGGCGCCCTTCGGGCTGTACCTCGTGAACACCCTGGTCGTGGTGAGCGGAATCCTCGCCGTCCAGCTGGTGACCATCACGTTGGCTGCCTACGCGTTCGCGCGCCGACGCTTCCCGGGGCGCGAGCTCCTGTTCGGCGCCTTCCTCCTCCAGATGATGATCCCCATCCACGCGACGTTCGTGCCGAATTTCCTGACGCTGCGGGCGCTCGACCTGCTCAACACCCGGGTCGCCATGATGCTGCCCTTCTTCGCCTCGGGCTATGGGACCTTCCTCCTCCGGCAGACGTTTCGCGCGATCCCCCGCGATCTGGAGGAGGCGGCGGTGCTGGACGGCTGCGGCGGGCTGCGCTTCCTCTGGCACGTTCTGCTGCCGCTGGCCCGGCCGACCCTGGTCGCGTTCGGGCTCATCAGCCTGGTGAGCCACTGGAACGATTACCTGTGGCCGC includes:
- a CDS encoding sugar ABC transporter permease; the protein is MAIPSARVLVLSHARRRRRGVFGPYLYLLPSLALLAAFTYLPLGLAAALSSVRWNVLTPEPTFVGLDNYRTLVADPLFWLVLRNNVLYAAGTIPTTMILALGTALLVNQPLGRARALYRVGLFYPTMIPMVAAAMLWVWLFNPGIGLVNHYLGHLGVPRVEWLYDRYWALPAIIIMSIWKHFGYFMLIFLAGLQTIPGELYEAAAIEGASPWRRLVHVTLPLLGPATLFVFVVAIISSFQVFDQVYVMTQGGPADQTNVLIFYIWQHAFRFWDQGMAATLTTLFVLGLLLTVGLVFRGLGRRVHYEVE
- a CDS encoding APC family permease, with protein sequence QALKRVLVGTPIPTTLAKHERLSRVTGLAIFASDALSSVAYATEEILLILVLAGAAALHYSVPIGIGIAALIAIVVSSYRQTILAYPQGGGAYIVTKANLGRYPSLVAGAALLIDYVLTVAVSVAAGIAAITSAVPALYPFRVALCVVGVVGIAVANLRGVRESGRLFAAPTYLFVATYAMMIAWGGVRWLAGGLGPDPAAAGPELPGAQDLTVFLALRAFASGCTALTGIEAVSDGVPAFQPPEARNARAVLAALGVILVTLFLGITFLANVTQLVPVEGETINSQIARRVFGESLLYYLVQTVTTLILVLAANTSFADFPRLAYFLARDRFIPRQFANRGDRLAYSNGILILTFFSAMLLVVFKGSTHALIPLYAVGVFISFTLSQSSMVRYWLRERGRRWVLRIALNGAGAVATGLVMLVIGTTKFTHGAWIVILLIPCMVAIFLAIHRHYEEVARQLSIEGAEPRRPPGAHTVLVLIGDVHRGTLPALEYAQALSPNARAVYVEIDPDSTRRLEDRWGKWGTGIPLVVLRSPYRSVVGAFLEYLDHLQQQVPDHLITIILPEFVPARWWQHLLHNQTALLIKGALLFRKGIVVTNVPYHLER
- a CDS encoding carbohydrate ABC transporter permease encodes the protein MGTRWRSRRRRGPLVTHLTLLSLTGVTVTPYLWLLSTSLKERTAVFTPVPQWLPWPVNLGNYVEVFQRAPFGLYLVNTLVVVSGILAVQLVTITLAAYAFARRRFPGRELLFGAFLLQMMIPIHATFVPNFLTLRALDLLNTRVAMMLPFFASGYGTFLLRQTFRAIPRDLEEAAVLDGCGGLRFLWHVLLPLARPTLVAFGLISLVSHWNDYLWPLIVTDTPEIRTLTIGLGMFVQQESGADWTLLMAATAFVTAPLMVIFLIFQRRFVESFMTSGLKG